The Thermacetogenium phaeum DSM 12270 genome segment AGGCAATGACAGGATAGGGCTCCCCGGCTATCCTCCCGCAGGAAAGGCAAAAGGTCCGGTGGTACTTGCCCAACCTGGGATCGAGACCGTAGTTGGCAGCGATTCGTCTCCCTTCCCTCCCCTGCAGGGCCTTGTTCAGTTCACTCCAGTCGGGTTCTTCCAACAGCAGAAGATTATACTCCCGTCCCAGGTTTTTCAGGGAATGGGCATCGGAATTACTCAAATAGGAGATACCCCCCAGTTCTTCCAGGCGATCGGCCAGAGCGGTATCGGCACTCAAACCCAGCTCCAGGGCGGAGATCTTCTGAAAGCACCTCTTCCCCAGCAGAGGTTCCAACCTCGCCGTGCACTGACCGTAAACCCCTTTATGAGGTGTAAAAGCATGGGCCGGCATGAAGATGCCGGAGCGTGCCAGCACTTCGGGCAGCAAGAGCCGCGCCGGCAACCGGCAGCACTGGGTGCTCAATTCCGGGTTGGCAACACGCTCAGCCAAAAATTCAGAGAAAGAGCGCAGCTCTTTGAGACCCGGGAAGTATCCCAGCCAGTGGGCCGAACAACCGCCCTCTTCTGTTACCTCCACCTCAGCCCCCGGGATTACCGTGAGGCTCTCTCGCCAGCGCAGACCACCTCCCGGCAGCTCTCTCAATTCGCCCTCCGCTACCATCTCTTCAAGCTCCCGGCAGACCCTGGGACAGGCAGCATCGACAATCCCGACGAAGTCAAGCCCTTTTCTCGATACCGCCTCCTCCAGTACCAGACGGAGCGTCTGAGAGCGCGCCGCAGTCACCTTGACGGGAAACCCCTCTTTTGTGCGGCCGATGTGGATGTGGAGATCCGCAAAAAACCCGGCGAGCACCTATACCTCCCCCATTGCCTCGAGAGCAAGAATCCCAATGGCGGTCTTGGCGTCCTTGATCTCTCCGGAAAAAACCATTCTCTTGGCCTCGTCCACCGGAACTGTGACGGTATCAATGAATTCTCCACTATCCGGATGGGCCTCCCCCTGGGACAGCCCTTTGGCGAGCACCAGATAGATCAGTTCATCGCAGAAACCGGGGGATGTGTAAAAAGAAAAGAGAACCCGCCACTGAGAAGCAGTAAGCCCTGTTTCCTCCTCCAGTTCCCTTCTGGCACAGGCCAGCGGTTCTTCATCCCCTTCCCTCTTTCCGGCGGGAAGTTCCAGCAGCACTTCACCGGTAGCATGTCTGTACTGCCGCACCATTACGACCTCTTTCCGCTCGGTCAGAGGGAGGATGGCTACGGCACCGGGGTGTTCGACCACCTCTCTCTTCGCCCTTTCCCCATCCGGCAGCCACACAGTATCCACCCGGACTTTGATGAAGCTCCCATCATAAACCCGTTCACTAGAAAGGTGCCTCTCTTTGAGCCTGGCTTCAGGGTCTTTATTCATGAATTTCTTCTCCCTTCTCTTAGCAAAATTCTTTGTGGACTCTTTCTTAAGTGGCTCAATAGCCGACCGTCGAAGGCTTTAAAGATTTCCAGCTGCAAACCGGCCTGCAGCTCCTGCGGCGAGAAAAAAGGCAGGGTCCTCCGCAGGGGTTCTTCCCATGCTGCGTACGGTAATGCCTTCCTGTTCTAAAAGCTTGAGGGCGGGGCTGCCGTCAACCGTGATCACCCGGTGCCGGGAAAGGATGCCTTCCAACGCCAGCTGCTCCTCGACCAGCTCGTACTGAGGGGCTGGCATCTCGGGAAGAACAACGACAGCCTGCCTGAGGGCGACTTTTCCCAGCGCGGTCAGGGTGTGATGGCTTACCCCTCGGTGCCGCGGGCGGGGGTCGGCAAAGCTGATCCTGGGGATAACCACCGGTTGCCCTCCGAGAACGCTGACGGCATTAACAATCTCCCCCTGTTCCAGCGCCGTCGTCCCCCAATTCGTCCCCGTCCCTACAATTCCCGGCCCCATGGTAACGACAATCACATCCGCTTGGAAAACCGTATATGCCGCTATCAAGCCGGAATAGATATTCACACTCTCCAGGTCCCCTCCAAAGGCGTGGCCGGCGGTGACGGTACCTGCCAACATCCCCTTTCTTTTTAGGATGCGCACCGTACTGCTGAGGGCCAGCGGAAGGGCGGCCCCGTCGGTCATGACGTAGGCAATTCGGATCCCTTTCTTCGCTTCTGACAGGCAGCCGGCAACAGCAGGGGCGAGCATGCTGTGGAGTGTTCCGACGATCACCGGAGTCCCATTTAAGGATGAAAAATCCCTGATCCGCCCATGATGCGGACTGGCTTCCTCCTCGACGCTCAACACCTTAAGCTGGCAAGGGGTGTAGCGCAGCTTCATGATGTGGCCGGGCTCCTCCGGGAAGTGAGGGAGGCGGTTCAAATTGGCGATAACAAAATGATATCCGCCGCTCCCCAGCCCCAACTGCACGGCGGTGGTATTCAAATAGACTTCATCCCCGACCCTCGCTTCCCCGGTCAGCAGAGGGTAATTCCAGGCCCGGCAGGGCACTCCCTCACACTCCACCAACAGCTCCTGAATGTCCCGTTCTGAGCGCAAAACCCGGCTTATCCTACCCTTTTTCCAGAAAATCAAAGGCCGACCCCTCCCCTTCGGTGCTCAACTTGAGCATCTCCCAGAGGATGCGCACAACGGCGACCAAATCCTCCAGCTCCAGGTACTCTTCGGTGGTGTGTGCCTGTTGCATTCCCACGGCCAGATTGGCCACCGCAAGTCCGGGGATGGCGTTGAAGATGTTGGCGTCACTCCCTCCCCCGCTCGTTTCCAGCCGCACTTCAAGACCGGCCCGGGAAATGGCTTGGGAAGCGAACTGCACCACCGGCTGCTCCGGAGCTAACCGGTATTCCGGATACTCCCTGGTGACGCGCACCTCACCTCTGGCCCCAGGGAACTTCGATACGCTTTCGAATTCGGCCACGATTTCCGCCGTTAAAGCCTCCAGCTTTTTTCGATCCAGGCTTCTGGCCTCCCCCTGGATGAAAACGGCATCAGGGACGATATTGGTGGCCTTGCCCCCCTTAATAACCCCGATATTGACCGTCGTTTCCGCGTCGATCCTTCCCAGCTGCAAGCGGGCGATTACCTCACTGGCGATTTTAATGGCATTTACACCTTTTTCCGGCTCGAAACCTGCATGGGCGGCTTTTCCCCTCACGGTTACATGGAAGACGTTCTGTGCCGGGGCGGCCGTGACGATCGCTCCCGGCTTGCCGCTGGAGTCCAAAACGTAGCCGAACCGCGCCTTCAATCGGCTGCAGTCAAAGTTCCTGCTTCCCAGGAGGCCTTGTTCCTCTCCAACTGTAAAGAGTATTTCCAGAGTGCCGTGGGGGTGAGAACTCTCCCTCAGCATATCCAAAAACTCCAGGAGCGCAGCGATCCCCGCCTTATCGTCCCCTCCCAGAACGGTATCCCCGCGGCTGCGAAAAACGCCGTTCTCGAGGATTACTTTAACCCCTTCTGCAGGAGTTACCGTATCCAGATGGGAACAAAAAAGAAGGGCCGGATACCGCTCCTCCCCTGGCAGGCGTGCCAGCAAATTCCCACAATTGCCGCCGATCTTTTCCGCCGCATCATCCTCTTCGACATCAAGGCCCAGCTTCTGCAGCCGCCCTTTCAGATAATCTGCGAGATCCCGTTCCCTGTACGAGGGTGAAGGGATCTCCGCAATTCTAATAAATTCCTGCGCCAGCCTCTCTTCATTGATATTCGCAGAATCACACATCATCATTACCTCCTTTTGCCTCTTCACCCCTTCTTCCCAGGCGGTCCAGGAAGCGCAGGAAGCGATTCCTCTCAACAATCTCTGTGAGGGAATACTTCTCGGTAAACAGGTGCAGCAGGATCAAGATGGCGACAACCAGCAGCTGGGTGGAAAACGGCAACACCCAGGCCGTGACCATCCCCAGTCCTGCACCGATCAGATTGGAACCGGTATCCCCGAGCATCGCCTTCCCCCGCAGGTCGCAGGGAGCATAGGCGCACAGACCACCTGCCAGAGGGGCAAGCAAAAGCAAATCGCTATCCCCCCTGAAACCTACCAGGAGAATTAAAAACCACAACAGAGAAACCTTGACCGCCCTCCCCGGGCGCAAATCCAGAAGGTTGATGGTGTTCGCCGTCAGGGCTATCAATACGGCAGCGGTTATATTTTCCCACAGCGGCCGTCCGGCCAGACTGCCGGCAGCAACCAGCAGAGCAGCCACACCACCACCGAGGGCCTTCAGGGTTCCTGTTGTCAGCCGCCCGCGGAAGAGGGCTCCGAAATGCCCTCTCAGCCCTTTACTGCCGCGAGACCCCAGCAGGTCGTCGATGAACCCGAGAAAGGCAAAAAAAATCATCCCCAGCAGGAAGAAGGCAACCTTCGGGGTTGCATGCCAGCGGAAGAGAAGAAAGGCCTCAAGCAGATAAACGAAAACAAAAACCAGACCCGTTCCCACAGGAATGAGATGGCCGCGGTAGTTAAGGCAGGCAGATCCGTTCTCCTGCAAGAACCTCAAAAAAAAGGGGAGCAACAGCAGGGTTAGAAGCCAACCCAATCCACCCCCGATGAGAAGTTCCAAAAATCACACCTCTTTCCGCAACACCTTACTCATAAAGATACCCGCCAGCACCAAGAAAACATGCCAAAACTGCCTTCCGCGATGGCAAAACCCCGCCCAATCTCTCCCGGTGTGACGGTGTGTCATCATTGTAGGAACCTCCAGAATGCGGAAGCCGCGAAGCGCCGCCCGCACCGTCATCGCCACCTCAACCCCGTAACCAGAGGCAAAGGGAACGACGGCTTGAAGCACCTCCCGCCGCATTACCCGCTGGCCTGACAGCGGTGCCGTCAGACGCAGGCCCGTCAATAACCTGATACCACCACCTGCCAACCCCTTCACCAGCCCAAAGCCGCCTGGGTTTTTAACCGGAGGGAAGGTAGCAATGGTCAGATCCGCCTCCCCCTCCAGGACCGGCCGGGCCAAAACCTCCAATTCCCTGGCGCTTTCGCCCAGGTCTCCATCGAGCAGGGCGACAACAGGCTGACTCAGGTAGGGCACCCCCTTGTTAAGGGCACCTCCCTTTCCAACGTTATAGGGAAGACGCAGCACTTCGGCACCGGCATCGGCGGCCCGGGAAGCGGTATCATCTTGGGACCCGTCATCAACCACCAGCACCTGCCGCACCCCAGGTGCTTTAATTACCGCTCTAACCGTCCTCCCGATAGACTCTTCTTCATTATAGGCAGGAATTAACACGGAAATCAAGAAATGTCACATCCTTATTCCAGCGGAGGGAGGAAAGCATCGGCAGTTTCCTTGATCCCGTACTGTCCGGGATAGCCGCTCATGGCCTGGACCAGGGCAACCTGACCGAAGACGGTATCGATATTATCCACAGTCGATATCCGGGCGCTTTGATAATAGCGCATGTAAGAAATCAGAGCATTGCTATCCTCAACCCCATAAACATTAATACCCGCATCCTTCCAGACCTCAATCATATTCAAATCAAATACTTTGGCGTAATCCTGCTCCTTATCATTGCTTCCCCCGATGAGGATCACCTCTTGCAGCGGGGGGCCGTACACCCCGGAAACTTTAATAATTTCACTCTCGTCGAGAAAACGCACGAAATCCTCATTCCCGCCGCTGAGGACGGCTGCTGCGAGAAGCCGCGCAAAGTCGGGCAGGTACCTGTCGGGCGCCACCTCCTCGCTTCTTCCCAGGAAAGCAGCAACCTGCCTGTTTAACTGCTGATCTCTCAGGAGCATCAAATTAACGACCGTTATTGACCGGACATCGGCCCCTGCGGAACGCAGCACACTCACCAGACTGTCATGTTCTTTACGATAGTTGAGGTCAACTATGGCGATCCTCCGATCTTGCAATTTACCGCGCACCAAGACAGGAAGAACCGCTTCATTGAACTTTTTCTGGTTTGCCATCACTTCCTGAGCCTGGATCAATGCTTCGGCGTTTTTCTTGTTTTCCTCCCTCAATACGGTAAACTCTCGCTCGATGCTGTTGATTATCTTTTCCTGTTGTTTGGTTATGGCTTCG includes the following:
- a CDS encoding endonuclease Q family protein, translating into MLAGFFADLHIHIGRTKEGFPVKVTAARSQTLRLVLEEAVSRKGLDFVGIVDAACPRVCRELEEMVAEGELRELPGGGLRWRESLTVIPGAEVEVTEEGGCSAHWLGYFPGLKELRSFSEFLAERVANPELSTQCCRLPARLLLPEVLARSGIFMPAHAFTPHKGVYGQCTARLEPLLGKRCFQKISALELGLSADTALADRLEELGGISYLSNSDAHSLKNLGREYNLLLLEEPDWSELNKALQGREGRRIAANYGLDPRLGKYHRTFCLSCGRIAGEPYPVIACSACGSSHVVKGVLDRIWEIQDRETPLHPPMRPPYYHQVPLLFLPGVGPKTVSRLLERFGTEIDVLHRVAFKELVDAVGERTATLIQQARLGKLAIAAGGGGIYGRVSLVRSEKGEGRL
- a CDS encoding copper transporter; this translates as MNLIFDIRHHIASLVAIFLALGIGIVIGTSMIGSEAITKQQEKIINSIEREFTVLREENKKNAEALIQAQEVMANQKKFNEAVLPVLVRGKLQDRRIAIVDLNYRKEHDSLVSVLRSAGADVRSITVVNLMLLRDQQLNRQVAAFLGRSEEVAPDRYLPDFARLLAAAVLSGGNEDFVRFLDESEIIKVSGVYGPPLQEVILIGGSNDKEQDYAKVFDLNMIEVWKDAGINVYGVEDSNALISYMRYYQSARISTVDNIDTVFGQVALVQAMSGYPGQYGIKETADAFLPPLE
- a CDS encoding M20/M25/M40 family metallo-hydrolase; protein product: MMMCDSANINEERLAQEFIRIAEIPSPSYRERDLADYLKGRLQKLGLDVEEDDAAEKIGGNCGNLLARLPGEERYPALLFCSHLDTVTPAEGVKVILENGVFRSRGDTVLGGDDKAGIAALLEFLDMLRESSHPHGTLEILFTVGEEQGLLGSRNFDCSRLKARFGYVLDSSGKPGAIVTAAPAQNVFHVTVRGKAAHAGFEPEKGVNAIKIASEVIARLQLGRIDAETTVNIGVIKGGKATNIVPDAVFIQGEARSLDRKKLEALTAEIVAEFESVSKFPGARGEVRVTREYPEYRLAPEQPVVQFASQAISRAGLEVRLETSGGGSDANIFNAIPGLAVANLAVGMQQAHTTEEYLELEDLVAVVRILWEMLKLSTEGEGSAFDFLEKG
- a CDS encoding glycosyltransferase family 2 protein — encoded protein: MLIPAYNEEESIGRTVRAVIKAPGVRQVLVVDDGSQDDTASRAADAGAEVLRLPYNVGKGGALNKGVPYLSQPVVALLDGDLGESARELEVLARPVLEGEADLTIATFPPVKNPGGFGLVKGLAGGGIRLLTGLRLTAPLSGQRVMRREVLQAVVPFASGYGVEVAMTVRAALRGFRILEVPTMMTHRHTGRDWAGFCHRGRQFWHVFLVLAGIFMSKVLRKEV
- a CDS encoding NUDIX domain-containing protein; translated protein: MNKDPEARLKERHLSSERVYDGSFIKVRVDTVWLPDGERAKREVVEHPGAVAILPLTERKEVVMVRQYRHATGEVLLELPAGKREGDEEPLACARRELEEETGLTASQWRVLFSFYTSPGFCDELIYLVLAKGLSQGEAHPDSGEFIDTVTVPVDEAKRMVFSGEIKDAKTAIGILALEAMGEV
- a CDS encoding glycosyl transferase family protein; amino-acid sequence: MELLIGGGLGWLLTLLLLPFFLRFLQENGSACLNYRGHLIPVGTGLVFVFVYLLEAFLLFRWHATPKVAFFLLGMIFFAFLGFIDDLLGSRGSKGLRGHFGALFRGRLTTGTLKALGGGVAALLVAAGSLAGRPLWENITAAVLIALTANTINLLDLRPGRAVKVSLLWFLILLVGFRGDSDLLLLAPLAGGLCAYAPCDLRGKAMLGDTGSNLIGAGLGMVTAWVLPFSTQLLVVAILILLHLFTEKYSLTEIVERNRFLRFLDRLGRRGEEAKGGNDDV
- a CDS encoding DUF3866 family protein, producing MIFWKKGRISRVLRSERDIQELLVECEGVPCRAWNYPLLTGEARVGDEVYLNTTAVQLGLGSGGYHFVIANLNRLPHFPEEPGHIMKLRYTPCQLKVLSVEEEASPHHGRIRDFSSLNGTPVIVGTLHSMLAPAVAGCLSEAKKGIRIAYVMTDGAALPLALSSTVRILKRKGMLAGTVTAGHAFGGDLESVNIYSGLIAAYTVFQADVIVVTMGPGIVGTGTNWGTTALEQGEIVNAVSVLGGQPVVIPRISFADPRPRHRGVSHHTLTALGKVALRQAVVVLPEMPAPQYELVEEQLALEGILSRHRVITVDGSPALKLLEQEGITVRSMGRTPAEDPAFFLAAGAAGRFAAGNL